In Apteryx mantelli isolate bAptMan1 chromosome 18, bAptMan1.hap1, whole genome shotgun sequence, a single window of DNA contains:
- the AURKA gene encoding aurora kinase A: MDKNTKENHSGHHSHATKTVNPIGDGPKRVPVPQHSAQSRLLSSGVQAQRVLCPSNLAQRVPVQSQKSALSNQKLSNNQTVQQPRPKSLVQPTTRPQVPSKNNEKPQQAPVSAKNPEAESTSKQKNEETTKKKNEETKKRQWSLDDFEIGRPLGKGKFGNVYLAREKQSKFILALKVLFKTQLEEAGVEHQLRREVEIQSHLRHPNILRLYGYFHDVTRVYLILEYAPRGEVYKELQKLTKFDEQRTATYITELADALSYCHSKSVIHRDIKPENLLLGSNGELKIADFGWSVHAPSSRRTTLCGTLDYLPPEMIEGRTHDEKVDIWSLGVLCYEFLVGKPPFEADTYQETYRAISKVEFRFPPFVTEGARDLISKLLKHNPFHRLPLKDVLVHPWLTANSTKMPNSRKSDVAATSRT, encoded by the exons ATGGACAAGAATACTAAAGAGAACCATTCTGGACACCATAGCCATGCTACTAAG actgTAAATCCCATCGGGGATGGCCCGAAACGTGTCCCTGTGCCTCAGCATTCTGCTCAGAGCCGGTTACTAAGCAGTGGAGTTCAAGCACAACGTGTTCTGTGTCCTTCAAACTTGGCCCAGCGAGTTCCTGTACAGTCACAAAAATCTGCACTGTCAAACCAAAAACTGTCTAACAACCAGACAGTGCAGCAGCCTCGACCAAAATCTCTGGTCCAACCAACTACTAGGCCTCAGGTTCCAAGCAAGAACAATGAAAAACCTCAGCAGGCTCCAGTATCTG CAAAAAATCCTGAAGCAGAAAGCACatctaaacagaaaaatgaagagactactaaaaagaaaaatgaagagacaAAAAA AAGGCAGTGGTCTCTTGATGACTTTGAAATTGGTCGACCTCTGGGGAAAGGAAAATTTGGAAATGTCTACCTGGCACGTGAAAAGCAGAGTAAATTTATTCTTGCACTGAAAGTGCTATTTAAAACACAATTGGAGGAAGCTGGAGTAGAACATCAGCTACGAAGAGAAGTTGAAATACAGTCTCATCTTAG GCATCCCAACATTCTCAGACTATACGGCTACTTCCATGATGTTACAAGAGTCTACCTTATTCTAGAGTATGCACCTCGTGGAGAAGTCTACAAAGAGCTTCAGAAGCTTACCAAGTTTGATGAGCAAAGAACTGCTACT TACATCACAGAACTAGCAGATGCCCTGTCATACTGTCATTCAAAGAGTGTGATTCACCGAGACATCAAACCAGAAAACTTGCTGCTTGGCTCAAATGGAGAATTAAAAATTGCTGACTTTGGATGGTCAGTGCATGCTCCATCTTCTAG GAGAACAACTCTTTGTGGGACACTTGACTATCTGCCTCCTGAAATGATTGAGGGAAGAACACATGATGAAAAGGTGGATATTTGGAGCTTGGGGGTTCTATGCTATGAGTTCCTAGTAGGGAAACCACCTTTTGAAGCAGACACATACCAGGAAACCTACAGAGCTATTTCCAAG GTGGAATTCAGATTTCCTCCATTTGTAACAGAAGGTGCAAGAGATTTAATTTCAAAGCttctaaagcataacccattcCATCGGCTGCCCCTGAAGGATGTACTTGTTCATCCCTGGCTTACAGCAAACTCTACAAAGATGCCCAACAGCAGAAAGAGTGATGTTGCTGCCACATCAAGAACATAG